Proteins from a single region of Limosilactobacillus fermentum:
- a CDS encoding TetR/AcrR family transcriptional regulator yields the protein MKREELKEQNRTQIIEAAKRLFLAQGIQKTSVRQISQESGISYVTMYKYFADKEALVQEVLTGLIDTSFADAQATIKNSSQPFLQRLQAIPNTSSLGAITSQASYEELSKTIETTPKLRAHVRAKLDGLFTTFIQIGRRDGFITTPASDEAIITILTSLVYYGDANGHEPDPKQAEGIVNVLLYGLTGK from the coding sequence GTGAAGCGCGAAGAACTCAAGGAACAAAACAGAACCCAGATCATCGAAGCGGCCAAGCGGCTCTTTTTGGCCCAGGGGATCCAAAAAACCAGCGTCCGCCAGATCAGCCAGGAGTCGGGAATCTCTTACGTCACCATGTATAAGTACTTTGCCGACAAGGAGGCCCTGGTCCAAGAAGTTTTAACCGGCCTGATCGACACGTCCTTTGCAGACGCCCAGGCGACGATCAAAAACTCCAGTCAGCCCTTTTTGCAACGTCTGCAGGCGATTCCCAACACCTCCTCGCTCGGCGCCATCACCAGTCAGGCTTCCTACGAAGAGCTTTCTAAGACCATCGAGACTACCCCGAAATTGCGGGCCCACGTCCGGGCCAAGCTGGATGGGCTGTTTACCACCTTCATTCAGATTGGGCGCCGTGATGGTTTCATCACCACCCCGGCCAGCGATGAAGCGATCATCACCATCCTAACCTCGCTAGTTTATTATGGCGATGCCAACGGCCACGAACCCGACCCTAAGCAAGCCGAAGGGATCGTTAACGTCCTTTTGTATGGGCTGACGGGGAAGTAA
- a CDS encoding 1-deoxy-D-xylulose-5-phosphate synthase translates to MHSSKDVKQLTNDQLHTLVDEARAALLQKLSVHGGHNGPNLGVVEMTVALHAVFDSPTDKIIYDVSHQSYVHKMLTGRAQAFLDPVHYYDVSGYTNPKESDDDFFSIGHTSTSLALASGFIKARDVLGNHENIVAVIGDGSLSGGLAYEGLNNVVTENSNAIVIVNDNDQSIAKNPTGGIYTALRKLRESNGQAEDNFFTALGYEYHYLADGNDLDQLIALFKSVKDTDHPVLLHVQTEKGHGFAPAEANHEKFHAGGPIGLKTGDYKGAGQPAGETYDAVLSDLVFNKLKQDRSVIALSSGTPMIIFNQEQRQAAGAQFMDVVIAEEQATTMSAALAKYGAKPVYPVYATFLQRAYDELSNDVALNNDPATLLVYLAGAYGMNDESHLGLYDIPFLSHIPNFVYLVPTNKEELVAMTNWAIDQPDHPVAIRVPAVALETTGQADTTDYGDLNKNQVVHQGSKVAIFGVGNLLGLAKQAAAKLAEEGVDATVINPRYLTGLDTELLDQLQADHQVVVTLEDGILEGGYGQTIASYLGDSAVRVQNYGLQKAYPDRYDVNELLAQNGLTADNIAQQALKALN, encoded by the coding sequence ATTCATTCGTCAAAAGACGTTAAGCAACTCACTAATGACCAACTGCACACCCTGGTTGATGAGGCCCGGGCGGCGCTCTTGCAAAAGTTGAGCGTTCACGGTGGCCACAACGGCCCGAACCTCGGGGTCGTAGAAATGACGGTCGCCCTGCACGCCGTCTTTGATTCACCAACTGACAAGATTATCTATGACGTTTCCCACCAGTCCTACGTCCACAAGATGTTGACCGGACGGGCCCAGGCTTTCTTGGACCCGGTCCACTACTATGACGTGTCTGGTTACACCAACCCCAAGGAAAGTGACGACGACTTCTTCTCGATCGGTCACACCTCGACGTCCCTGGCCCTGGCCAGCGGCTTTATCAAGGCCCGCGACGTCTTGGGTAACCACGAAAACATCGTCGCCGTGATCGGGGACGGTTCCCTTTCCGGGGGCCTGGCCTACGAAGGCTTGAACAACGTGGTGACTGAAAACTCCAATGCGATCGTGATCGTCAACGACAACGACCAATCGATCGCCAAGAACCCGACCGGCGGGATCTACACCGCCCTGCGCAAGCTGCGGGAAAGCAACGGCCAGGCCGAAGACAACTTCTTCACCGCCCTGGGGTATGAGTACCACTACTTAGCCGACGGGAACGACCTCGACCAGCTGATCGCCCTCTTTAAGAGCGTCAAGGATACCGATCACCCGGTTCTCTTGCACGTTCAAACCGAAAAGGGGCACGGCTTTGCTCCGGCCGAAGCCAACCACGAAAAGTTCCACGCCGGCGGCCCAATCGGCCTCAAGACCGGTGACTACAAGGGGGCTGGCCAACCGGCGGGGGAAACTTACGACGCCGTCTTGTCCGACCTAGTCTTCAACAAGCTGAAGCAAGACCGGTCCGTGATCGCGCTGTCCTCGGGGACGCCAATGATCATCTTTAACCAGGAACAACGCCAAGCGGCTGGCGCTCAGTTCATGGACGTGGTGATTGCCGAAGAACAGGCCACCACGATGTCGGCCGCCCTGGCCAAGTACGGCGCCAAGCCAGTTTACCCGGTTTACGCCACCTTCTTACAACGGGCGTACGACGAACTGTCGAATGACGTGGCCCTAAACAACGACCCGGCGACCCTCCTGGTGTACCTGGCCGGCGCCTACGGGATGAACGACGAAAGCCACCTCGGCCTCTACGACATCCCGTTCTTGAGCCACATCCCGAACTTCGTTTACTTGGTCCCAACCAACAAGGAAGAGCTGGTCGCAATGACTAACTGGGCGATTGATCAACCAGACCACCCGGTTGCCATTCGGGTTCCGGCCGTGGCGTTGGAAACAACCGGCCAAGCTGACACCACCGATTACGGCGACTTGAACAAGAACCAGGTGGTTCACCAAGGTTCCAAAGTCGCCATCTTCGGGGTCGGCAACCTGCTCGGCTTAGCTAAGCAAGCCGCCGCTAAGTTAGCCGAAGAGGGCGTCGACGCCACGGTCATCAACCCCCGTTACCTGACCGGGTTGGACACCGAATTGCTCGACCAACTCCAGGCCGATCACCAAGTGGTGGTGACCCTAGAAGACGGGATCCTAGAGGGCGGTTACGGTCAAACGATCGCCTCCTACCTCGGTGACAGCGCCGTGCGGGTGCAAAACTACGGCCTGCAAAAGGCTTACCCGGACCGCTACGACGTCAACGAACTGTTGGCCCAAAACGGCTTGACGGCTGACAACATTGCCCAACAAGCATTAAAAGCACTTAACTAA
- a CDS encoding heavy metal-binding domain-containing protein has translation MLVTTTERIPDQEYEVLGECFGVTTQSRDIISNFGAGLKNLVGGEIKGYTKMLTTSRQEAIDRLKEEAAAMGADAVVMMRFDSGSIASDMQSVVAYGTAVKFIEKN, from the coding sequence ATGCTAGTGACAACGACCGAACGGATTCCGGACCAAGAATACGAAGTGTTGGGCGAGTGCTTTGGGGTGACCACCCAAAGCCGGGACATCATTAGTAATTTCGGCGCCGGACTTAAGAACCTGGTCGGCGGCGAGATCAAGGGTTACACCAAGATGCTGACCACCTCGCGCCAGGAGGCGATTGACCGTTTGAAAGAAGAGGCGGCGGCGATGGGCGCCGACGCCGTGGTGATGATGCGGTTTGACTCCGGTTCGATCGCTTCGGACATGCAGTCGGTGGTGGCCTACGGGACCGCCGTTAAATTCATCGAAAAAAATTAG
- a CDS encoding arginase family protein, which produces MQGQLTAVQGVLATKQPDKVLMVGGDCAVSLAPFDYLSGRYGRDLGVVWLDTHPDISTTEESHHLHEMVVSSLLGKGAPGFNAHHPLASDQVILAGLIEEDLRPMDHNVFDYQVQRLTPKQLREPPNALSDWVRGHGFKQVAVHFDLDALSPTAFRSIYPAEPGTDPADFPAAVGQLTLPEVANLLTQLDQSAELVGLTVAEYMAWDALNLRQSLSGLSLLE; this is translated from the coding sequence TTGCAAGGTCAACTAACGGCGGTCCAGGGAGTCTTAGCCACCAAGCAACCGGACAAGGTTTTGATGGTGGGGGGCGACTGCGCCGTCAGCCTGGCCCCCTTTGATTATTTGAGTGGGCGTTACGGTCGGGACCTGGGGGTCGTTTGGCTGGATACCCACCCCGACATCTCCACGACCGAGGAGTCCCACCACCTCCACGAAATGGTGGTCAGCTCCCTGCTGGGCAAGGGGGCACCGGGCTTTAACGCCCACCACCCCCTTGCAAGCGACCAGGTCATCTTGGCGGGGTTGATTGAAGAGGACCTGCGTCCGATGGACCACAACGTTTTCGATTACCAGGTCCAACGGCTGACGCCAAAGCAGCTGCGCGAACCTCCGAACGCCCTTAGTGATTGGGTCCGCGGCCACGGCTTCAAGCAGGTGGCCGTTCACTTTGACCTCGACGCCTTGTCGCCCACGGCTTTTCGCTCAATTTACCCGGCCGAACCAGGGACCGACCCGGCGGACTTCCCGGCCGCCGTGGGCCAATTAACCTTGCCAGAAGTGGCGAACCTGTTGACCCAGCTCGATCAAAGCGCCGAACTGGTCGGCTTAACGGTGGCCGAGTACATGGCCTGGGATGCGCTCAATTTACGCCAGTCTTTAAGTGGGTTGTCCTTGTTGGAGTAA
- a CDS encoding NAD(P)H-dependent flavin oxidoreductase, with the protein MSSVTELLHTKYPLVQAPMNWATDARFVAAVANAGALGVLGPNAGLSEMVHGSAAHERQLQAQLDQVRTLTDQPIGINVVLEPDPAPHMNSTLEVAFANGLRYFAVVGEPDQAVYRRIKDHGGVILARPLTPTVANAKAAEAYGADILVATGYDEGGILPQHFQGTFTVVPTMADAVSIPVLAAGGINDARGVKAALVLGAQGVYVGTRFLVTDEAPVAPAAKETLLAGSYDQVDLVSHDQRSLMTPGAKQLAARFKETNDGRAIDQIIAQRGGMLPGLRLGKVDDNIISTNTGLDLIKHGGTVAELVEELMEGIK; encoded by the coding sequence ATGTCATCCGTTACCGAACTTTTGCACACCAAGTACCCGCTCGTCCAGGCCCCGATGAACTGGGCGACCGACGCCCGGTTTGTAGCCGCCGTCGCCAACGCCGGTGCCCTCGGGGTGTTGGGCCCCAACGCCGGCCTGAGCGAAATGGTGCACGGCTCAGCGGCCCACGAGCGCCAGTTGCAAGCCCAGTTGGACCAAGTGCGCACCCTGACGGACCAGCCAATCGGTATCAACGTGGTGTTGGAACCGGACCCGGCGCCCCACATGAACAGCACGCTTGAGGTGGCCTTTGCCAACGGGCTCCGCTACTTTGCCGTGGTTGGTGAACCCGACCAGGCGGTTTACCGGCGGATCAAGGACCACGGTGGGGTAATCTTGGCCCGGCCACTAACGCCAACCGTGGCTAATGCTAAAGCCGCCGAGGCCTACGGCGCCGACATCTTAGTGGCGACCGGCTACGACGAAGGGGGGATCTTGCCCCAGCACTTCCAGGGGACCTTCACGGTAGTGCCGACGATGGCCGATGCCGTTTCGATCCCGGTCCTAGCCGCCGGGGGGATCAACGACGCCCGTGGGGTTAAGGCGGCCCTGGTCCTCGGCGCCCAAGGGGTTTACGTGGGGACCCGCTTCTTAGTCACTGATGAGGCCCCGGTTGCCCCGGCTGCCAAGGAGACCCTGTTGGCGGGGTCTTACGATCAAGTCGATTTGGTCTCACACGACCAGCGCTCGTTAATGACCCCGGGGGCTAAGCAACTAGCGGCCCGGTTTAAGGAAACCAATGACGGACGGGCAATTGACCAAATAATCGCCCAACGCGGCGGGATGTTGCCGGGCCTGCGCCTGGGGAAAGTGGACGACAACATTATTTCCACCAACACCGGGCTGGACTTGATCAAGCACGGTGGAACGGTTGCCGAGCTGGTTGAAGAATTAATGGAGGGGATCAAATGA
- a CDS encoding ArsR/SmtB family transcription factor, which yields MEINEKLFKALANQTRLDILRWLKDPLTHIDVVTCETVQYELDHFGGICVGDIVRKAGLAQSTISSYLAMLEEVGLLTSSRHGKWTYYRRNEAQVQALGRLIEESL from the coding sequence ATGGAAATAAATGAAAAGCTATTTAAGGCCCTGGCCAACCAAACCCGCCTCGATATCTTGCGCTGGTTAAAAGACCCGCTCACCCATATCGACGTCGTAACCTGTGAGACGGTTCAATACGAACTCGACCACTTCGGCGGCATCTGCGTGGGCGACATCGTCCGTAAGGCTGGCCTGGCCCAATCAACGATTTCGTCGTACTTAGCCATGCTAGAAGAGGTGGGGTTACTCACCTCCAGCCGGCACGGCAAGTGGACCTACTACCGGCGTAATGAAGCCCAGGTGCAAGCACTGGGGCGGCTAATTGAGGAATCACTGTAA
- a CDS encoding DUF4767 domain-containing protein — MKKRWLGLGGFTLAVVALLALWAFLPSGPKHHPEMESGSSNNQIKTVTQSSTTNSSTTARWNQGKDNQLAAFMAKWGAADKQTYAKYNGNSDLVTASGTSYPTGFSAAFVGMRSVSMGWTDTGSGNYDYNVVAVYNYNQPKDLGRTTYAFAFHEGKPVVLINQTMEGPDNWTVAKDTTLKSRFVEIVNGK, encoded by the coding sequence ATGAAGAAGAGATGGCTTGGCCTAGGGGGCTTTACCCTGGCCGTGGTGGCCCTCTTGGCATTATGGGCATTCTTACCAAGCGGGCCGAAGCACCACCCAGAAATGGAGTCGGGGAGTAGCAACAACCAAATTAAAACGGTGACGCAAAGTTCAACCACCAATTCGTCAACGACGGCCCGCTGGAACCAAGGCAAGGATAACCAACTGGCAGCCTTCATGGCTAAGTGGGGGGCAGCGGACAAGCAAACCTACGCCAAGTACAACGGTAACAGCGACCTGGTAACCGCCTCGGGAACCAGTTACCCGACCGGCTTTAGCGCCGCCTTCGTGGGGATGCGTAGCGTCTCGATGGGGTGGACGGACACCGGGAGCGGTAATTACGATTACAACGTGGTCGCCGTCTACAATTACAACCAGCCCAAGGACCTGGGGCGGACCACTTACGCCTTTGCCTTTCACGAGGGCAAGCCGGTGGTCTTGATCAACCAGACCATGGAGGGGCCGGATAACTGGACGGTCGCTAAGGACACGACGCTCAAGAGCCGGTTCGTGGAGATCGTTAACGGAAAGTGA
- a CDS encoding DUF4767 domain-containing protein, whose product MSQAYTKYNGKTALKTKLDVKYPKNFAQAKVNGSTSASIGWAPSGKGKCDYNVVAIYNDDDFAGAKYITYAFAFHDGQPVALVDQATNGGPDFYPTQNASVRDAFDRIANGTSATYGSTSTSANSSSSASSSATSDLTSDGRNGYFATPSATRGTWYFVNDNQSVTKVTITDHELTTTIEDGSSSTTVLYNRQSDYQIPQNPSQDLQFKSMDWSEGNAFTHNGIQYFSVRSWLQ is encoded by the coding sequence ATGAGCCAGGCCTACACCAAGTACAACGGCAAAACCGCTTTAAAGACTAAGTTGGACGTCAAGTACCCGAAGAACTTTGCCCAGGCCAAGGTTAACGGCAGCACCAGCGCTTCGATTGGCTGGGCGCCAAGCGGTAAGGGCAAGTGCGATTACAACGTGGTCGCCATCTACAACGATGACGACTTCGCCGGCGCCAAGTACATCACCTACGCCTTTGCCTTCCACGACGGCCAGCCGGTCGCCCTGGTTGACCAAGCAACTAACGGCGGTCCGGACTTTTATCCGACCCAAAACGCCAGCGTCCGCGACGCCTTCGACCGGATTGCCAACGGGACGAGTGCCACCTATGGTAGTACGTCAACTAGCGCCAACTCCAGTAGCAGTGCCTCCAGTAGCGCGACCAGCGACCTGACTTCCGATGGGCGTAACGGTTACTTTGCGACGCCAAGCGCCACCCGGGGGACTTGGTACTTCGTCAACGACAACCAGTCCGTCACCAAGGTCACAATTACCGACCACGAGCTAACCACGACGATTGAGGACGGTTCCTCCAGCACCACGGTCCTTTACAATCGTCAGTCCGACTACCAAATCCCGCAAAACCCGAGCCAGGACCTGCAGTTTAAGTCGATGGATTGGTCGGAGGGGAACGCCTTTACCCATAACGGTATCCAGTACTTTAGTGTTCGTTCTTGGTTGCAATAA
- a CDS encoding cation-translocating P-type ATPase, with translation MPTKSLSLEEIAQEDDQTRLLTELQTSRTGLTKDEVTRRQAQDGPNVLKQIKGASWLTKFTQNFTSMMAILLWVAGAIAFVAQLKELGIAIWLVNIINGLFSFWQEYQAGKETDALSKMLPSYSRVVRDGHDQKVLTSNLVVGDIVKLEEGDNVAADIRILAATQVQVDQSALTGEVNPVNKGAQAIDPTGKNHFEFGDIVFSGTSLVKGNLVGVVVKIGMATDFGKIAELTQQVKEDISPLQKELNTLTKQLSVLAVSIGLIFFLVATLFVHYPLVKSFIFALGMIVAFIPEGLSPTVTLSLAGAVKRMARQNALVKKLASVETLGAASVICSDKTGTLTQNQMTVSSLWTVAKHYQVTGEGYEAKGKVVDGPRQVNEETDADLYELLRGGLLADNARLVPPDDHHPRYTVLGDPTEACLEVVAKKAGLNAHDERQVSPRQRELPFDSERKMMTVIVKADPTHPFNTYTKGAPNQVLKHCTSYLNHGQVLALTDEVRQQIDAANDGYARRGLRVLAVAARTYQGDPSDATIANVETGLTFIGLSVMLDPPRKEVAVAAQLCHRAHIKIIMMTGDYSLTAESIARQIGIVLPDQPVTVITGDQLKTMAKADLKQALAGQIIFARMAPEQKYDVVTTLQEMGEVVAVTGDGVNDAPALKKADIGVAMGLTGTDVAKQAADMILTDDNFASIVAAIKEGRGVYQDIRKFLLYILNSNTPEAVPSLLFLLSGGTIPLALTVMQILSIDLGTDLIPALGLGKEVAEASVMDRPPRSKQEHLITKNLLLKAFTWYGLLSSLLCVAGFFFANAINGHAFPALATSGFDYRQATTMTLAVIIFCQIAAVLNIRYETQSVFNRHFFDNSMIFLGIIFEVVLLLCLTYVPVLQDVFGTVPLGPAQWLFLLCIPLPLILLDEGRKWLIRHH, from the coding sequence ATGCCAACTAAATCGTTATCGTTAGAAGAAATTGCCCAAGAAGACGATCAAACCCGCCTCCTGACCGAACTACAAACCAGTCGCACCGGCCTGACCAAGGACGAAGTTACCCGCCGCCAGGCCCAAGACGGCCCCAACGTCCTCAAACAAATTAAGGGCGCCTCCTGGTTAACCAAATTCACCCAAAACTTCACCTCGATGATGGCGATCCTGCTCTGGGTCGCCGGGGCGATTGCCTTTGTCGCCCAACTCAAGGAACTGGGGATTGCCATCTGGCTCGTCAACATCATCAACGGGCTCTTTTCCTTTTGGCAAGAATACCAGGCCGGCAAGGAAACCGACGCCCTGTCCAAGATGCTTCCTTCCTATTCAAGGGTCGTGCGCGACGGCCACGACCAAAAGGTACTCACCAGCAACCTGGTCGTTGGCGACATCGTCAAGCTCGAGGAGGGCGATAACGTGGCCGCCGACATCCGGATCCTTGCGGCCACCCAGGTCCAAGTCGACCAGTCGGCCTTGACTGGCGAAGTCAACCCGGTCAACAAGGGGGCCCAGGCCATTGACCCAACCGGCAAGAACCACTTTGAGTTCGGCGACATCGTCTTCTCCGGCACCTCGCTGGTCAAAGGTAACCTGGTGGGGGTGGTGGTCAAAATCGGGATGGCCACCGACTTCGGTAAGATCGCCGAACTGACCCAGCAGGTCAAGGAAGACATCAGTCCCCTGCAAAAAGAGCTCAACACCCTGACCAAGCAACTCTCCGTGCTGGCGGTTTCGATCGGCCTGATCTTCTTTTTGGTGGCGACCCTCTTCGTCCACTACCCGCTGGTCAAATCCTTTATCTTCGCCCTCGGGATGATCGTCGCCTTTATCCCCGAGGGACTGTCGCCCACCGTGACCCTCTCCTTAGCCGGGGCGGTCAAGCGGATGGCGCGGCAAAACGCCCTGGTCAAAAAGCTGGCCAGCGTTGAAACTTTGGGAGCCGCTTCGGTGATCTGTTCGGATAAAACCGGGACCTTAACCCAAAACCAAATGACGGTGTCGAGCCTGTGGACGGTCGCCAAGCACTACCAGGTGACCGGCGAGGGCTACGAGGCCAAGGGCAAGGTCGTCGATGGGCCCCGCCAGGTCAACGAAGAGACCGACGCCGATTTGTACGAGCTCCTGCGCGGCGGTTTGTTGGCCGATAACGCCCGGCTCGTTCCGCCCGATGACCACCACCCCCGCTACACCGTCTTGGGCGACCCGACCGAGGCCTGCCTGGAAGTGGTCGCCAAAAAGGCCGGCCTAAACGCCCACGACGAACGCCAAGTCAGCCCCCGGCAACGGGAGCTCCCCTTTGATTCCGAACGCAAGATGATGACCGTGATCGTCAAAGCAGACCCCACCCACCCCTTTAACACCTACACCAAGGGGGCGCCCAACCAGGTCCTCAAGCACTGCACCAGCTACCTTAACCACGGCCAGGTCCTGGCGCTCACCGACGAAGTTAGACAACAAATCGACGCCGCTAACGATGGTTACGCCCGCCGGGGGCTGCGGGTCCTAGCGGTGGCGGCCCGCACCTATCAGGGGGACCCGAGTGACGCCACGATCGCTAACGTTGAAACGGGGCTGACCTTCATCGGCCTCTCCGTCATGTTGGACCCGCCCAGAAAGGAAGTCGCCGTGGCCGCCCAACTTTGCCACCGCGCCCACATAAAGATCATCATGATGACCGGTGACTACAGCCTGACCGCCGAGAGCATCGCCCGCCAAATCGGGATCGTCCTCCCCGACCAACCAGTCACGGTCATCACCGGCGACCAGCTCAAAACAATGGCCAAGGCCGACCTCAAACAAGCGCTCGCCGGCCAGATAATCTTCGCCCGGATGGCTCCGGAACAAAAGTACGACGTCGTCACCACCCTGCAGGAGATGGGCGAGGTCGTCGCCGTCACCGGGGATGGGGTCAACGATGCCCCGGCCCTCAAGAAGGCCGACATCGGGGTCGCCATGGGTTTAACCGGGACCGATGTGGCCAAGCAAGCTGCCGACATGATTTTAACCGACGACAACTTCGCTTCGATCGTGGCGGCGATTAAGGAGGGGCGCGGGGTGTACCAAGACATCCGCAAGTTCTTGTTGTACATCCTCAACTCCAACACCCCCGAAGCCGTCCCGTCGCTACTCTTCTTGCTGTCCGGCGGGACGATCCCGCTCGCTTTGACCGTCATGCAGATCCTATCGATTGACCTGGGAACCGACCTGATTCCGGCCCTCGGGCTGGGGAAGGAGGTCGCCGAGGCCAGCGTTATGGACCGGCCGCCCCGCTCCAAACAAGAGCATTTGATCACCAAGAACCTCTTGCTCAAGGCCTTCACCTGGTACGGGCTGTTGAGTTCGCTCCTGTGCGTGGCCGGCTTCTTCTTTGCCAACGCCATTAACGGTCACGCCTTCCCGGCCCTGGCCACCAGCGGCTTTGACTACCGTCAGGCCACCACGATGACCTTAGCGGTGATCATCTTCTGCCAGATCGCGGCCGTCTTAAACATCCGCTACGAAACCCAATCGGTCTTCAACCGCCACTTCTTCGACAACTCAATGATCTTTCTCGGGATCATCTTTGAAGTCGTCCTCTTGTTATGCCTAACCTACGTCCCGGTGTTACAAGACGTCTTTGGCACGGTGCCACTAGGGCCCGCTCAGTGGCTGTTCTTACTGTGCATCCCGCTGCCCCTGATCCTGCTTGACGAAGGGCGCAAATGGTTGATTCGCCACCACTAA